TTGGTTATTTGTTGTACAAATAGGCCAGATTCTCAAAAAGAGAAAAATCTGGATAATATCTGCTACAATCTTTTTATTAATCCGCCAAACGACTACCGCACACACACTTTCTATTCTATTAATGATTCGCTTACCGAAAAAGAAATCCAACGTCAGATAATTGATTTCAAACAAGCGGGACTGGGTGGTTTTTACCTTCACAGTCGTTCTGGCTTAATCACCGAATTTTTAGGAGACGACTGGTGGAAGATTATGAAAGCATCGGTTGAAGCAGCCAACCAGGCAGGATTAAATTGTATGTTTTACGATGAAGACAAATGGCCAAGTGGATTTGCAGGAGGTATTGTTCCGAGAATGGATGAGAATTTCAGGGCGAAATGCCTCGCCCGTTTAGAAAAAAACACTCCACTGCCCGAAGGCGCTCAAATTATTGCCGAAGACGAAAAAACAAATTACGTTTTATACACCTCGCAGTTTGGATACGATATTTTTAACGGCACCTGTTATGTTGACTTATTTAATCCCGAAGCAGTTCAGGCATTTATAGACGTTTCTTACCGGCCCTATGTTGACAAGTACAAAACAGCTATTACAACTTATACTCCGGCCATTTTTTCAGACGAACCGCATGTGCATGCACGCTATTTCGACAAGAACACTCCAAATCTGGGCACACTCTCCTACTCGCCCTGGCTGGAAAAAAAATTTAGCGAAATGCATGGATACAAGCTGCGTGATAAACTTCCGCTTCTATACGAAGAAAAAGACAACTGGCGAGAAGTTCGCATGCATTACTATCAGGCAAAGGCTTTGGCTTTTGAAGAAAGTTACACCAAACAACTTGCTGACTATTGTGGCAAAAATGGTTTTGATTATACCGGGCACTACCTGGCCGAAGATATACTTTACAAAGTACGCGACCGCGCTGCAAATACCATGCTTCATTACCGCAGCATGCAACAACCGGGTATGGATATGCTGGGTTTATCAATTACCAACAAACTTATAACTGCCCGCAATTTAAGTAGTGTGGCTAACCAATACGGAAAACAAAAACGTTTAAGCGAATTGTTTGGAATTAGCGGTCAGAATATGAATTTTGAAGACCGAAAATGGTTGGCAGGCTGGCACAGTATTCTGGGTGTTAATCATTTTTGTCCGCACCTTACATTGTACAGCATGAAAGGGCATCGCAAACGCGATTACCCCCCAACTTTTTCATACCAGCAGCCGTACTGGAACTACAATAAAAAAATAGAGGATTATCTCGGACGCATTGCCTATGCTGCATCAATTGGCAAATACGTGCCACAACTTTTGGTCATTAGTCCACTGGAAAGCGAATATATTAAAGGAAACAACGATGGCGAATTTACAAGTGGCATGCTGGAAGCTTTAGATGTTCTGCAAGCTTTGCATTACGACTACGATGTTGGCGATGAGCAAATAATGGCTGACACGGCTTTTGTTCAGGCAAATAAGCTGGTAATTGGCGCAATGCAGTACGGACACATTGTTTTACCCGACATGATTTCAATACGCGAAACAACACTAAAACTGATTGAAACGCTGCAAAAAAACGGAGGACTGGTTATTAATTTCGGACGCTTTCCTGTGTACGTTGACGGGAAAAAAGATGAAGATAGATTGGCAATGTTAAAAAAATCAACCCTATTCCTTTCTGCTGCCGAGGCACCAAAACTACTTCCGGAAAAAATAAAACCAAATGTTACATTAAAGGGAGTAAACACGGATAAAATTTGGACGCAAACCCGTAAAGTCCAAAACGGACAACTTATTAATTTCTATAACAGTTCGCGCACCCAAAGTATACAGTTTGATTTGGTTGCTGACTTTAACAACGTACCACTTCTTTGGGACCCTTCGGAAATAGAATGCTATACCCTGGAGAAGAACAAGGATGGATCGTATTCAATTGAACTAAGCCCATCATCGAGCATATGGATAACAACCGGAGAAATAAACAACACCATACCAATTTCCGGCGATTATAAACTGCCCGAACTCCGAAAAAATGTTTTTGTGTTTGAAAACGAATGGCAGGGCGAAAGGAAACATGCCAATGCCATAACGCTCGATTTTGCTCAATACTCCACCAACGGGGACAAAACAATGAGTACTCCAGAGCCTGTCATCGGTATTTTTAACCGTTTAGCCAGCCAAAACTATATTGGTCAATTGGTTTTAAACTACCCTTTGCATGTTAAAACCTTGCCCCAAACCTGCCAGCTTGTTTTAGAACAACCTGACATGTACTCATCAGTTTCAATAAACGGAACAGAAATAGTTTTCAATACCAACCAGTACTATATCGATCGAACATTTAAAAGTACTGATATCTCTGCACTGATTTCGGCAGGTGACAATAATATTCAGCTGAAACTTGATTTTAAAGCACCACAACCACTCAGTTCCGACCCTGTTGAACGTTACGGAACCGAAATAGAAAGTATTTATCTGACAGGAGACTTTGCCGTGGAGGGAAAAAATGAATTGACCACCAATAATACGCAACGTAATCGCACGGGCGACTTTCAGGAACGACCGGCACATCAGTTCTCCGCCTTTTCAATTACGGCTGAAAAAGACATATTTAGCGGCAATTTAACAACCGAAGGTTATCCTTTTTACGCCGGAAGTTTCTCCTTGTCTCAGGATTTTGAAATGGCCCCGCCTGCTCCCGGAAACGAGTATTACCTTGAGCTCCCCAACTGCGAAGCCATTGTTGCAGTAGTTGAAATAAACGGCCAGGTTGTCGATACCCTGGTATGGGCACCCTTCAGAACAGAAATAAGCAACTACCTGTACGAAGGTAAAAACAAGCTTAACATCACCCTTATAAATTCGTTACGTAACCTACTTGGCCCCCACCATCACAAGGGCGTGGAACTTATAAAAGTTGGACCGCGAAGCTTTACCGGATCAGGGGGTTTCCCCGATGGCCGGGGTGAAAAAGATTGGTACGATCTTAGAAAAAAAGAAATAGAAACTGCCATATGGACAGATACATACAACCATATTCCCTTTGGTTTTATTGAAAATGTAAAAATAACTTCTTCAAAATAAATTTACGATGATGCAAAAAATTTTAATGACAATAACTGCAATACTCACCCTATTTATTCTCTCATGCTCGGCTCCGGTAAAAAAGGAAGAAAACAAAACGACAGAAAAATGGAGCATAAAAATGGCAGAAGCTGTGATGCACCGATATGATACACTTGCTTACTATAACGGCCGAACCCGCGCCGGTTGGTCGTACGATGTTTCCTTGTTAGGTGCAGCAATTTATAAATTAGGAGATGTTGACCAAAAATATTCGGATTACCTCAAAATTTTTATTGATATGCTGGTGGACAAAAACGGGAATATTGAACGTTACGATATGGAAAAATACAATATCGACCTGATTCGCCCGGCAACCTGCCTGCAAATTCTGGCAAACGATACCGGAGAAGAAAAATATAAAAAAGCCATTCCACAGTTTATTGAGCAAATGGAAAAACACCCAAAAACAGAAACCGGGGGATTTTGGCACAAGAAACGTTATCCGTGGCAAATATGGCTCGATGGAGTTTATATGGCGGCGCCTTTTTTGTCTCAGTATGCAACAGAAAACAACCAGCCACAATGGCACAGTGTGGTTACACACGAAATTTTGCTGGCTTACGAAAAAACTGTAGATCCGGAAACCGGGCTTTTGTACCACGCCTGGGATGAAAGCAAAGAACAACGCTGGAGCAACCCGAATACCGGACAATCTCCTCACTTCTGGAGCCGTGCAATGGGGTGGTATGTTATGGCAATTGTTGATGTGCTGGATTTTCTCCCTGAAGACCACCCGGACCGACCTGCTCTTATTGAGACATTAAACAAAACACTTGAAGCACTGCTTAAGGTACGTGATCCGGAAAAAGGCGTTTGGTACCAGGTACTCGATATGGGCAGAGCGGAAGGCAATTACCTTGAAGGTTCGGGTACGGCAATGTACATTTATGCCATGGCAAAAGGAGCTAAAAAAGGATATCTTGCTAAATCGTATCTTGATATTGCAAATGTCGCTTTTAATGACATGGTTGATACTTTTATTATTACTGATGAAGATGGATTAATAAGCATGGTTAACATTTGTGGAAGCTGTGGTCTGGGTGGTAATCCATACAGAGATGGCTCTTACGATTATTATATTAATGAGAAAATTGTTAAAAACGACACAAAAGGTGTTGGGCCATTTATTCTGGCAGCAATTGAACTTAACCGTTAAAAGAACTTGATTACATGCTACTTAAAATAAAAAATACCACCCTACTACTATTGTTGCTTATTTTTACAGCCAACCGCCTGGTGGCCGAAAGCCAGAAAATACTAATCACTGAGTTTATGGCTATTAACGACAAAACCATAAGCGATGAAGATGGTGACGATAGTGACTGGCTTGAGTTATTTAACCCCGGAGACAACACTGTTAGCCTGAACGGCTGGTATTTAACCGATAAAGCAGACAACCTGACTAAATGGAAAATACCCGATATCAACTTAAAAGCCGGTGAATACTTACTGATTTTTGCATCAGAAAAAAAACGCGATAATCCTGCCAGCGAACTACATACCAATTTTAAACTTTCAGGATCAGGGGAATTTTTAGCAATTGTAGAACCTGATGGAGTTACCATTTCCCATTCCTATGGCGAAAGCTATCCTGCTCAGCGTGAAGACATTTCTTACGGCCTTTACCAGAGCCAATACCTGTTCTTTTCAGAACCAACACCAGGCTTTACAAACGTTTTGGGCGAAGCTGTTCAGCCGCCTCAATTTAGTAAAACCCGTGGATTTTATGATTCGCCATTTCAGGTAACACTATCAACGATAGGCAGCGGAATAAAACTCTATTATTCTACAGACGGCACAAGACCCGATGCCGAAAATGGGACTTTATACACTTCACCCATTCAAATTTCAACAACTACTCCGCTTAGTGTTGTTGCCATAAACCAGGCAGGAGTGGCAAGCGATATTATCTCGCATACTTATTTCTTTATAAACGATATAGTTCAGCAACCCAATAACCCTGCTGGTTATCCTTCCACCTGGAGTAAATTCAAATACAAATCAGGATATGCTCCGGCCGATTATGAAATGGACCAGCAAATTTGCAATCATACCGATTATAAAAACCTAATGGATGATGCCCTTTTATCGGTCCCCACCTTATCAGTTGTAACAAATGTTGGCTACTTGTTTTCTCACGAAAAAGATGGCGAAACCGGGGGGATATATATTTTTACCGGAGACTCGGGAGAAGGAGGTGCAGGTTCTGATTGGGAAAGACCCGCATCTGTAGAATATTATGATCCGGCAAGCAATAAACAATTTCAACTAAATTGTGGATTGAGGTTGCACGGTGGCAACAGCCGTGTGCCCGACAACAGTGGAAAACACTCATTCCGCCTATCGTTTAGAAGCATGTATGGTCCATCAAAACTACAGTACCGTTTTTTCGATGACCCCACAGCCACAAACGAATTTAATGCTTTGGTACTGCGCGCAGGCTACAACTATTCCTGGACAAAGAACGATCCGAAACAACGTCAAAACGCCCAATACCTGCAAGATCCGTTTGCAAAAGATGCCCAACGTGCACTCGGACAGGTATCGGCCCATCAAAAGTTTGTACACCTTTATTTAAACGGCCTTTACTGGGGCTTATACAATGTTTCTGAAAAACTTACCAACGATTTTATGGAATCGTACCTAAACGGAGAGGAAGACGATTTTGATGTAATTAAAGATCACGGAGGACAGGTTGACGGCTACTGGACATCCTGGACACATTTATATAACCAGGCAAAAGCCGGTTTATCAAGCAATACCAATTACCAGAAGGTTCAGGGCAAAAACCCTGATGGAACAATCAATCCTGCTTTTGAAAATCTTTTGGATGTTGAAAATCTGGCTGGTTATATGCAATACAACATGTACATTGGTAACGAAGACTGGGACCACAACAATTGGATTGCAGCACGAAACCGGGTTACCAACGACGCCGGATTTCGCTTCTTTGCATGGGATGCCGAAACCTCGATGACCAGTGTAAATGCAAACATGGTTAACGAAAATAACGAGGAAAATCCAAGTTGGTTTTACCAGCTCCTGCAAGGAAATGAAGATTTCAGGGTACTTTTTGCCGACCAAATTCAAAAAAACTTTTTAAACGGTGGGCCACTCTCACCGGAAGCCTGTATAGAACGGTACACCAAACTGGCAGATGAAATTGATTTGGCCATTATTGCTGAATCGGCCCGCTGGGGAGACTACCGTAAAGATACCGATCCCTCGGACGGCACCCGGGTTTTGTATACCCGTAACGAACACTGGCTGCCGCGAAAAGAATATTTGCTTAATAATTACTTTCCGTACCGTACCGACATTGTGGTTGAACAATTTCGGAATATTGGCCTTTTCCCCAACATTGAAGCACCTTTATTTAGCGAGCAAAGTGGAGAAAAAACAACTGCGATTAATCTGGGCATGACAACCAACTATGGCGATATTTATTACACTACCGATGGCAGCGACCCACGCGAACAAATTACATCGAACATTACCGCCTCAGCGCAACTCTTTGGAAGCGCTATCTATTTGGCCGATGACGTTACGGTAAAAGCACGGGCCAAATCGGGCAACGAGTGGTCGCCGTTAACCGAAGGTACTTTCACCTTCGACAATGTTACCGCTATTGATGATGTTGTTCAAAATAATCTTTTCCACGACAATTATCCTAATCCGTTTAACCGTTCAACAACAATCAGGTACAGGCTGCCTGCCGATGGCAACGTACAATTGGATATTGTAACCATTGATGGCCGGCTTGTTGAAAACCTGTTTTCAGGATATCAGTGGCAAGGCGAAAACCGGGTTGAGTGGAATGCTGCCGGAAGTAAGTCGGGAATATATATTTACCGCTTACAATATAACAACCAATCCTATTTTGGGAAACTGGTATATAACAAGTATTAACAGCCATCAAGCTTAATGAAACTTATTAACTTTATATCAATCTGATAAAACATACCAAATGAAACGAGCATGTAAAATATTACACCCGGGAGGATTAACAAAATAAATGCGAGTTCCACACTATACCACTAAAAACAAACAATCTTAATAGTATGAAAAAAAATATCTACCTGTTCTTATTGATGATTTTTACCTACCAATTAAACGCCCAATCTCAGAAAGTCGTTATTTCTGAATTTATGGCTATTAACGACAAAACCTTGTACGATGAAGATGGTGACGACAGCGACTGGATTGAATTACATAATCCGGGCGATGCCTCTATAAATGTAAATGGCTGGTACCTTACCGATAAAGCAGACAATCTGACCAAATGGGAAATACCAAACATTACCATCCAGGCAGGTGGATATCTAATCGTTTTTGCTTCAGAAAAGAAACGAAATGACCCTTCGGGCGAGCTTCATACCAACTTTAAACTATCAGGATCAGGCGAATACCTTGCAATTGTTGAAGCCGATGGCACAAGCATATCACATGCTTACAATCCTGCATTCCCGGCACAAAGAAAAGATGTATCGTACGGTATTTATCAGGGACAGAATGTTTATTTTGATTCACCAACGCCGGGAGCCGAAAACACACATGGAAGCCTACCGTTCGCCCCATCATTTAGTATTTCACGTGGGTTTTATACCGCACCTTTCGAACTTACACTTTCGAGTCCTGATAATATTTCGATTTATTACACCACCGATGGCACACGTCCAAATAAATCAACAGCAACGCTGTATACTGCGCCACTAAATATTTCCAAAACAACTCCAATAAGTGCTGTGGCTATTAATACAGATAACGAAAGCAGCGAAATAATTACAAATACCTATTGGTTTATCAGCGATATTCTGGAGCAAGACAACACGCCTGAGGGTTATCCTGCTGACTGGAAGAAAGAAAGTAGCTCTACCCCCATTCCTGCCGATTATGAAATGGATGAGGACATTTGCAATGCTGAAGAATACAAGAATTTAATGGAAGAAGCCTTAACCTCAATCCCCTCAATAAGTATTGTTACGTCGAAACATTATTTGTTTTCGGATGTAGAAGATGAAAATGAAGGCGGCATTTATATTTACACCGGAAAGCCAAGTGCTACCGGAGAAGATTGGGTACGACCCACTTCGGCCGAATATTACGATCCAAAAACCGAAGATCAGTTTCAGCTGAATTGCCAGTTACGTCTGCACGGCGGTAACAGCAGAAACCCATCCAACAGCCCTAAACATGGCTTTCAGCTGCGGTTTAAATCGGCTTACGGCCCTTCTAAATTAAACTTTAACCTGTTTGATGAAAAAAGTGCTACAAACGAATTTAATGCCTTGGTGCTGCGCGCTGGTTACAACTTTTCATGGACAAAAAACAACGAAACCCAACGTACCGATGCCCAATACCTGCAAGACCCCTTTGCCAAAACAACGCAATTGGCCATGGGGCAACCTTCGGCACACGAACGTTTTGTGCACCTGTACATTAACGGACTATACTGGGGGGTTTACAATCTTTCCGAAAAAATTACAAACGACTTTATGGAGTCGTATCTGAATGGCGAAGAAGACGATTTTGACGTTGTAAAAGACCATGGCGATGTAGTAGATGGAAACAGAACCATGTGGAACAAAATGATGAGCCAGGCAGGAACAGGATTATCCAACAACAGCAACTACCAAAAATTGCAGGGAAAAAATCCGGACGGAACAATTAACCCCGGCTACGACAACCTGCTTGATGTTGAAAATTTTATTGATTACATGATTTACAATATTTATATTGGCAACGGCGACTGGGATAATAACAATTGGATTGCCGCGCGTAACCGCGTTACAAACGATGCCGGGTTTCGGTTTTTTGCATGGGACGCTGAAACATCAATGACAGATTTGAACTTCGATAACTCGGAACTAAACAACAGCGACAACCCAAGCTGGATTCTTCAGAAACTAAAAGCCAACAACGATTTTAAAGTACTTTTTGCTGATAGAGTTCAGAAAAATCTATTTAACGATGGGCCTTTGTCACCCGGGCAAGCTGCCAATAATTACGTTGAACTTGCAAATGAAATAGATAAAGCAATTATAGCAGAATCGGCCCGGTGGGGAGATTACAGAAGAGATGTTGATCATTCAAGCGAGACATTATACACCCGAAACGACCATTGGTTGCCACGTAAAGAATATCTGCTGAACAACTACTTTCCGTTCCGTACCGACATTGTTGTGGAGCAATTCCGAAATATTGGCCTTTTCCCCAATATTGAAGCACCTTTGTTTAGCGAAGAAAGTGGAGAAAAATCAAGTGCGATTAACCTGGAAATGACAACCAATTACGGCAGTATTTTTTACACAACCGATGGCAGCGACCCCCGCGAACAAATTACTTCTAACATTGCAAGTTCGGCCCAAATATTTAGCAGTGCTATCTATTTAGCCGATGATGTTACGGTTAAAGCCAGGGCAAAATCGGGTAACGAATGGTCACCAATAACAGAAGGTACTTTCACCTTTGATGGCCTTACTGCAGTTGAAGCAATTGCCACGAATATGCTTACGCACAAAAATTATCCAAACCCATTCAGAACCTCAACAACCATTGAGTATAATTTACCAGCCGATGGCAACGTATCTGTTGAAATTTTTACAATGGATGGCAGAATTATTGAGCATATTTATTCCGGCTTTCAATTTCAGGGGCTCAACCAGGTAACTTGGAATTCTTCGTCTTTTAACTCCGGAATTTACATGTACAGAATACGTTTTAATGATGAAACTTACCTTGGAAAATTAATTCGTAGTAAATAATTACACGTAAACAAAACAAAATCATTTATTTTCTTTCATTTTCGTTTGTTTTCGTTTATTTTTGACACAGAAAAAGAACGAAAGCATTACTATTTTCATTTACTACCTGTTAATGTACTTTATATTTTAAGGTATACTACAATTTTAAAGCAACAATGACTCAGTTAAAAAAATATATAATTGCAATAGACCAAAGCACTTCAGCTTCAAAGGTAATGCTGTTTAACAAACAAACCGACCTAATTCACAGGGTTAGCATTGCCCACGAGCAGTTTTACCCTAAAAACGGTTACGTTGAACACAATGCTGAAGAAATATTTGCAAACGTAGTAACCGGACTTGAACGTTTGGTGGCTGAAACACAGGTAAAGGAAAGTGAAATAGCAGGATTGGCTATTACAAACCAGCGCGAAACAGCACTAATATGGGACAAAACAACCGGCAAACCGGTTTACAATGCTATTGTTTGGCAATGCCAGCGTGGAGCGCCATTCTGTAAAGAACTTAGCAAGCAAGGCTACGAAGAAACCGTTCGCAAAAAAACCGGTTTAATAATCGATCCTTACTTTTCGGCAAGCAAGCTTCGTTGGCTAATGAAAAACAACGAAAGTTTACAAAATAAAGCGCAAAAAGGGGAGTTAATGTGCGGCACCATGGACAGCTGGTTACTTTATAAATTAAGTGGAGGAAAAGTGCATGCAACCGACTACTCGAATGCCTGCCGTACCATGCTTTTTAATATAAAAACATTGCAATGGGACGATGAACTTATTACACTTTTCGGTCTCCATAAAAATATGTTCCCTGAGGTGAAATTCAGTGATGAAATTTTTGGATACACAGCCCCCGGAATGGTTTCTGAGATGCCGCTTCCCATTGCCGGATTACTTGGCGATTCGCATGCTGCCCTGTTCGGACAACGTTGTTTTGACCCCGGGATGGCAAAATCTACCTACGGAACAGGATCATCAATGATGATGAATATTGGCAGTACCGCAAACGATGCACCAGAAGGGCTGGTTACTTCAATCGGTTATGCCTGCAATAAAAGTGTTAAATATGTTTTTGAAGGCAACATCCATTGTACAGGCGACACCTTAAACTGGTTAAAAAACGAAGTACAGTTAATAAATACATCTGAAGAGATTGAACCACTGGCAACTTCAGTTAGCAATAACAATGGAGTATACCTGGTGCCTGCTTTTGTTGGGCTTGGAGCACCGTACTGGGACAATGAAGCCCGCGCCTGCCTCTCGGGAATGCCACGAAATACAACCAAAGCGCATATTGTGAGGGCAGCTGTTGAAAGCATTGCCTACCAGGTAAAAGATTTGGTAACTCTGATGGAAGAACAGGGTAATATTCCATTGAAGGAGCTCCGCGTTGACGGTGGACCAACCCGAAATAGTTTCCTCATGCAATTTCAATCCGATATACTTTCAAGAAAAGTGGCTGTTTCCGAAATAGAAGAAATATCGGCATTGGGTTCAGCATTTATGGCCGGACTGGCAACTGGTTTTTGGAAAGATCTGGATGAGCTAAAAAGTTTAAGGAAAGAGGGTAAATCATTTTACTCAAAAATGGAGCAACCAATAAATGAAAAGCTTTACAAAGGCTGGAAGAAAGCTGTTGAACGAGCGCGCCTATAGAGCTAAGAAATTGAGCTAATAATTAAAACAAGATAAAATGAATAATAAAGAATCGTTTGGCGTAATTATCGCAACAAGGAACATTTTTAATTTTCAGCTGGCAGTTGATGCGCGTAAGAAAGTAATAGAGAAGCTAACTAAAATGGGATTCGGCACTGTAATTTTACCTGAAGACCAAACTCCAACGGGAAATATTGAGGGCTACGAAGATGCCATTAAATGTGCAAAATACTTTAAACAAAATGCCGATAAAATTGATGGAATAATTGTTGTTTTGCCAAACTTTGGCGATGAGCTTGGTGTTGTTAACACCATTAAAATGGCCGGTTTAAATGTTCCCGTTTTGGTTCAGGCCTGCGACGACGACAACGACAAAGTTGACGTAAAAAGCCGCCGCGATTCGTTCTGTGGAAAACTGTCGGTGTGCAACAATTTCTACCAGTATGGCATTAAATTTACCGATACCACCTACCACACCTATAGCCTCGACAGTGATACCTTTACAAAAGACATTTACAAATTTGCTGCCGTATGCCGTGTTGTAAAAGGGTTAAAAGGCTTGCGCGTTGGTGCTATCGGCACACGCCCTATCGGTTTCCAAACCATGCGTTTTAGCGAAAAAATACTTCAGCAAAACGACATAACCGTAGTACCTGTTGATATGTCGGAGATTTTGGCTGCTGCCGAAAAAATCGATGAGAACGCAAAAGAAGTAATTGAAAAAGTGCAAGCCATTCAGGATTACGGAACCTGCCACATATTACACAAGAAACAAATTTTTAAGCAAGCGCGTTTTGGGTTGGCAGTTGAAAACTGGATTGAAGAAAACGATATCGACATTTCGGCACTGCAATGCTGGGAATCGATTGAAAAAAATTACGGCTGTGCAGCCTGTGTAACCATGAGTATGATGGGCGAAAAACTTATGCCATCGGCCTGCGAAGTTGACGTTGCCGGTACAATTGGCATGTATGCACTGGCATTGGCCGCTCAAAAACCATCGGCATTGCTCGATTGGAATAATAACTTCGGTGAAGACCGTGACAAATGTGTACTTACCCACTGCAGCAACTATCCAAAGTCGTTCTTCGAAAATGAAATTGAAATTGGCAGCCTTGATGTGTTGGGAACTGTTTTGGGTCAGGAAGATACTTTTGGAGCCGTTAAAGGCAAAGTTGCACCGGGTAAAATGACTTATTTCCGCATTTCTACCGACGACACAAATGGAACTATAAAATCGTACCTGGGAGAAGGACGAATTACCGACGACCCTTACGGTATGGATGGAGGAATTGCAGTTTGCGAAATTCCAAACCTGCAAAACCTGATGAAATACATGTGTAAAAATGGCTTCGAGCATCACGTAGGAATGGTTCGAAGCCACGTAGGCGACATTCTTGAAGAAGCAATTGGCAACTACCTGGGTTGGGAATTGTACAAACATCAGTAAGCCAACACAAACGTTCAAAGTTTAAGATTGAATATGATGCATTTTACAGATAAAGAACTTGAAATTAAATCAGCTCAGTATCGAAAAGCTCTGCTGAAATATATAAAATTGGCTAAAGCCGGACATACAGGAGGCAGCCTCTCGTGTACCGACATTTTAAACGTTTTATACAACGATGTGATGAATGTTGGCCCCGAGAATTTCTCAGATTGCAATCGCGACCGATTTATACAAAGTAAAGGCCACTCGGTTGAAGCCTTATATGTTGTTTTGGCTGACAAAGGTTTTTTCCCTGAAACCGACCTTGAAACGCTTTGTCAATACAAATCAAAATATATGGGGCATCCCACCCGAAAAGTTGCCGGCGTGGAGTTTAATACCGGGGCGTTGGGCCATGGTTTACCAATTAGTGCAGGCATTGCTTTAGCTGCAAAAAAAGACAAAGCCGCATACCGCGTATTTACGCTCCTGGGCGATGGTGAGCTGGCCGAAGGATCGAATTGGGAAGCAGCAATGATGGCAGCCCACTATAAACTTGATAACCTGATAGCCATTCTCGACCATAATGCGCTACAAATTACCGGCCCAAACCGCGAAGTTTGCAGCCCCTATCCTATTGCTGAGAAATGGGAAGCTTTTGGGTGGAAAGTTGTGGAAACTGACGGTAACAATATTGCAGAACTTCGCAAAACATTAAAAAAAATACCAGCAAAAAATGGCAAACCTACATTT
Above is a genomic segment from uncultured Draconibacterium sp. containing:
- a CDS encoding glycoside hydrolase family 88 protein; its protein translation is MMQKILMTITAILTLFILSCSAPVKKEENKTTEKWSIKMAEAVMHRYDTLAYYNGRTRAGWSYDVSLLGAAIYKLGDVDQKYSDYLKIFIDMLVDKNGNIERYDMEKYNIDLIRPATCLQILANDTGEEKYKKAIPQFIEQMEKHPKTETGGFWHKKRYPWQIWLDGVYMAAPFLSQYATENNQPQWHSVVTHEILLAYEKTVDPETGLLYHAWDESKEQRWSNPNTGQSPHFWSRAMGWYVMAIVDVLDFLPEDHPDRPALIETLNKTLEALLKVRDPEKGVWYQVLDMGRAEGNYLEGSGTAMYIYAMAKGAKKGYLAKSYLDIANVAFNDMVDTFIITDEDGLISMVNICGSCGLGGNPYRDGSYDYYINEKIVKNDTKGVGPFILAAIELNR
- a CDS encoding glycosyl hydrolase, yielding MLKQSNFKLISIILLMALVICCTNRPDSQKEKNLDNICYNLFINPPNDYRTHTFYSINDSLTEKEIQRQIIDFKQAGLGGFYLHSRSGLITEFLGDDWWKIMKASVEAANQAGLNCMFYDEDKWPSGFAGGIVPRMDENFRAKCLARLEKNTPLPEGAQIIAEDEKTNYVLYTSQFGYDIFNGTCYVDLFNPEAVQAFIDVSYRPYVDKYKTAITTYTPAIFSDEPHVHARYFDKNTPNLGTLSYSPWLEKKFSEMHGYKLRDKLPLLYEEKDNWREVRMHYYQAKALAFEESYTKQLADYCGKNGFDYTGHYLAEDILYKVRDRAANTMLHYRSMQQPGMDMLGLSITNKLITARNLSSVANQYGKQKRLSELFGISGQNMNFEDRKWLAGWHSILGVNHFCPHLTLYSMKGHRKRDYPPTFSYQQPYWNYNKKIEDYLGRIAYAASIGKYVPQLLVISPLESEYIKGNNDGEFTSGMLEALDVLQALHYDYDVGDEQIMADTAFVQANKLVIGAMQYGHIVLPDMISIRETTLKLIETLQKNGGLVINFGRFPVYVDGKKDEDRLAMLKKSTLFLSAAEAPKLLPEKIKPNVTLKGVNTDKIWTQTRKVQNGQLINFYNSSRTQSIQFDLVADFNNVPLLWDPSEIECYTLEKNKDGSYSIELSPSSSIWITTGEINNTIPISGDYKLPELRKNVFVFENEWQGERKHANAITLDFAQYSTNGDKTMSTPEPVIGIFNRLASQNYIGQLVLNYPLHVKTLPQTCQLVLEQPDMYSSVSINGTEIVFNTNQYYIDRTFKSTDISALISAGDNNIQLKLDFKAPQPLSSDPVERYGTEIESIYLTGDFAVEGKNELTTNNTQRNRTGDFQERPAHQFSAFSITAEKDIFSGNLTTEGYPFYAGSFSLSQDFEMAPPAPGNEYYLELPNCEAIVAVVEINGQVVDTLVWAPFRTEISNYLYEGKNKLNITLINSLRNLLGPHHHKGVELIKVGPRSFTGSGGFPDGRGEKDWYDLRKKEIETAIWTDTYNHIPFGFIENVKITSSK